The Candidatus Neomarinimicrobiota bacterium genomic interval CGTTCTCCCCCAGGGCGAACTTGATGCCCTCAGGTGCCCGCCATTCAATCAGCTCCTCAGGGGCCGCACCCCACCGGAGCTTAATCACCGCAGTCTGGCCGCCGATGGGATTGGCCGAACCATGGAGCAGGTTGGCCATGGTCACTCCGCCGGCCAGCTCCCGGTAGATAGCGATCGCGTCACTATCGATGACGTCCTGAATCCGCACTTCCGCCGTAACGGCCTGGGTCCCTTCATTAATCGAAGCCAGGGCGGTATGGCTGTGGGCATCGACGATGCCCGCGGTTACGTGCTTGCCGCCGCCATCGATCTCTACCAGGGATTTCCTCGCCTTACGTGGAACGGCCAGACCACGCCCCACCGCGCTGATCTTGCCCTCTTCAATGAACAGATCACCCCCTTCGATAATCCCCTCCGGTCCCGAGGTCCAGATGGTGGCGTTACGCACCAGCACGTAGGGCGGCTGTTCCGGCAGCTCCGGCCAACCAAAAGCCCCCTCCGGATAGAGCGGCAATAATAAACTGGCCTCCTCCACCGCCTCTTCCTCCCCGGCTTTGTCTTCATCAGCTGTGTAGACCGACTTCCTCGTCGCGGCCCAGGCAAAGTGGCTTCCGTCACTCCTGATCCCGGTTCCGGTCGCCTTGCCCCGCAAAATAGTTCCCGAGAAGCGCCAGACTCCTTCTCTTCCAATACTGTCAGCGGGGATTGTCCAGCTCACAAACGCGTTCCTGACAGCAAGCTCATTCAGGGGCACGCTCCTCTCGCGCCATTCGAGGTGACCTTTGAGCGCTTCGGGCTCGCCCTTGACATGCAGGGGATAATTGGCTATAGAGCCCGGTGCAATGGGAAAGCTCAGCTCCCACTCACCGCGGAAGTCCTCCACCGGCTCAGCCTCCAGCTCGTATTCCCGGCCGCCAATCCACACCGCCAGCACCCGTGATTTCTTGGAGAAATAGTCACCATCGGTGATCACCAGGTTAGCTACCTGGCCCTTGGCGATTTTACCGTGGGAAGCCCCCAGTCCCAGACGCTCGGCGGGGATAGTTGTGAGAGCCGCCAGTGCCCGCTCCCGGTCGAAACCCCGCTCCACAGACCGGGCAAGGTTGAGCTTGAAACCACTCCGCTCCTTCAGCTTACCGCTGGTAAGAGCGAAGAGGAGGCCGGCCTCGGACAGGCGCCGGGGATTGTCAGGAGCCTGATCCCAGTGGCGCAATGCCTCAAAAGAGACCTGCAGCTCATCCTCCAGCGTCGCCACCTTGGGGGCCTGGGGGAAATTCAAAGGGATAATGAAGAAGGCAGCCAGCTCTTTCAGCGCCTGAAGGCGGCGGTACTCGTAGCCATTCCCCACCACCCATAGCGGCATACCGAACTCGGCGGCGATCTTCCCGGCCCGCAGACTGGCCAACTCATCGTCGGTGGTAAAGAAGAATGGTTTGTTCTCCGCTAAAGACTGAGCTAAAACTGCCAGGTCATCATTCACCTCCGGCCGCTCGTTGAGCTCGGGATAGCGCTGGTAAACACCCCACGCCTTGGCGTACCACTGAGCATCGAACATGGTCTGACGGATAAGAGCGATAGATCCGAGTAAGGAATTGGGATAGTCCCGGTCGCGCCAGTCCCCATACTCAAATGCCAGGGCCTGAGTCACATTCTGACTGACGGCGGCTTCGGGGCCCCAGTCGGTCAGCTCCACCACCGCCGTCTGGCCGCGGAAAACTCCCCTGGCGGATACCATATGAGCCGTGGTGAAGCCTAACTTCCGCAGATCCGCTATCTCGCTGCTGTCGGGCTTCGCATCCAGAAGAACCGAGCGGGCGGGTTTAACGCGCTCACTCCAGTGATATGTGACGGCCGATTCTCCCGCCTGAGATGCGGCACCGGAACGCTTCCCCTCCTCACCCGGCTTAACTTCCCAATAGGATTCGATGAATCCCGGGTAGACGGTCTTACCCTCCAGGGATATCACCACCGCGTCAGCCGGAATATCTACCCGCCGGCCAACGGCTTCAATCAATCCCTCCCGCAGAACAATGGTGCCGTTCTTGATCACCTTCCCCGGCTCCGGGTAGACCGTGGCCTGGGTCAAAGCGTGCACTCTGGGAGTGTGCTGATGCAGTCCTTCCACAGGCCGCACCTGTCCGGAAAGATTAACCCCCAGGATAAGCGCCATGGCGGCGAAGAGCCCTGAGCGTATGAATGGAAAACGACGGCCACAGGACAACCACTTGGGGATAATTCTACTAAGATGGATATAGGAGTCTGTGATAATCATTGAGTTGGATTCCATGTGGTTCGAAGATGTGTGATTCTAACAGCGGTTCAAGCCCAAATGTAACAAGAATTTCCGCTCGCATCATGCACTGTCAGTTGTAGCGGGAGTTCAGCCAAAGTTTTCGCTGGATGAATATGAAGCGTAAAACTAAATTATTTAACTAGGTTCAAGAAGAATTTAGCAGCGATGGAGCAACTCACTTTTAATATTAGCGAAAAGTCACGCACCCGCATTATTGCCTCATCTCCCCTGAACTTTCAGATCGAACTAATGGAATATGTTGGGGGCGAGGATTTTCCCGCTCTGATCGAGGTTTCCGAGTCGTTGGCCGACGATTACGGTCAATCAACCCGCCTGACCAAAACCACCATCCGGAAATATTTCAACTACCCCAAAACCCTTCCCTTCGTGGCCCGGTTTCAGGGCGTCATTGTGGGCTACATCATCGGGGTGCCCTTGGAGTATTTCGCGCGGGAACCCTGGGCTAAATTCGATCAGAACCTCGGACTGGACAATACCCTCTACACCTATGCCTTCGTCATTCAAGCCCGCTATCGGGGCAATGGCTTTGCCCGAACCCTGAAACGGGTCTACCTGAACTGGGCCAAAAAACATAATTATCGCTACATCACCGGCCACGTGCTGGAGGGCATTGCGCGCCGGTTTTCCACCGATACGACCGTCGTGAAGCGCTTCCCCAACTGGCACGGCTCCGGCCGGACCTTCGAGTATTACCGCCGCCCACTCCGCAACGCCGCCCCAAAACGGGATTTCTAACCCACTGCCATAAATTAACCAGGCCGCAAAACGACCAACAAAGCCGGCCCCTCCTGTCGCTAAGGGGCCACATGGTATTTGGCCTGATTATTAAATAAGTCCGGATGGAACCGGCGACGCTACGGTCTAAGCCAGCACCTTGATCAGAACCGGCAAGAGCTCTAAAAACGCCTCCTGCTCGTTTATTCTTTCCAGATTGGCTTCAACCGGCATGGTGCG includes:
- a CDS encoding amidohydrolase family protein, which produces MIITDSYIHLSRIIPKWLSCGRRFPFIRSGLFAAMALILGVNLSGQVRPVEGLHQHTPRVHALTQATVYPEPGKVIKNGTIVLREGLIEAVGRRVDIPADAVVISLEGKTVYPGFIESYWEVKPGEEGKRSGAASQAGESAVTYHWSERVKPARSVLLDAKPDSSEIADLRKLGFTTAHMVSARGVFRGQTAVVELTDWGPEAAVSQNVTQALAFEYGDWRDRDYPNSLLGSIALIRQTMFDAQWYAKAWGVYQRYPELNERPEVNDDLAVLAQSLAENKPFFFTTDDELASLRAGKIAAEFGMPLWVVGNGYEYRRLQALKELAAFFIIPLNFPQAPKVATLEDELQVSFEALRHWDQAPDNPRRLSEAGLLFALTSGKLKERSGFKLNLARSVERGFDRERALAALTTIPAERLGLGASHGKIAKGQVANLVITDGDYFSKKSRVLAVWIGGREYELEAEPVEDFRGEWELSFPIAPGSIANYPLHVKGEPEALKGHLEWRERSVPLNELAVRNAFVSWTIPADSIGREGVWRFSGTILRGKATGTGIRSDGSHFAWAATRKSVYTADEDKAGEEEAVEEASLLLPLYPEGAFGWPELPEQPPYVLVRNATIWTSGPEGIIEGGDLFIEEGKISAVGRGLAVPRKARKSLVEIDGGGKHVTAGIVDAHSHTALASINEGTQAVTAEVRIQDVIDSDAIAIYRELAGGVTMANLLHGSANPIGGQTAVIKLRWGAAPEELIEWRAPEGIKFALGEN
- a CDS encoding GNAT family N-acetyltransferase, whose product is MEQLTFNISEKSRTRIIASSPLNFQIELMEYVGGEDFPALIEVSESLADDYGQSTRLTKTTIRKYFNYPKTLPFVARFQGVIVGYIIGVPLEYFAREPWAKFDQNLGLDNTLYTYAFVIQARYRGNGFARTLKRVYLNWAKKHNYRYITGHVLEGIARRFSTDTTVVKRFPNWHGSGRTFEYYRRPLRNAAPKRDF